A genome region from Natronobeatus ordinarius includes the following:
- a CDS encoding cobalt-precorrin-4/precorrin-4 C(11)-methyltransferase — protein MSDDAESSDGETQYTAGDVREGIPFVGAGPGDPGLLTVTGKGLLEAADLVVHAGSLVNSELLDEYCADAELVNSVGKDLEELIPLMATAYHESREVVRLHSGDPAIYGAALEQMDALEAEDVPTYFVPGVTSSFAASATLGTQLTLNEVANHVAFTRPQGKTLTEEEDHISDFVGMGDVTTCIYLGTHAVRDTMDRLLEDGHDPETPVAVVYHASWPDEDVMTGTIETIADTVEGAGYRASALVLIGEAVTGAGYERSYLYGEWANR, from the coding sequence ATGAGCGACGACGCGGAATCCAGTGACGGTGAGACCCAGTACACCGCGGGTGACGTCCGCGAGGGGATCCCCTTCGTCGGTGCGGGCCCCGGCGATCCGGGTCTGCTGACCGTCACGGGCAAGGGGCTGCTCGAGGCCGCAGACCTCGTCGTCCACGCCGGCTCGCTGGTCAACAGCGAGCTGCTGGACGAATACTGTGCGGATGCCGAACTGGTCAACTCCGTCGGCAAGGATCTCGAGGAACTGATCCCGCTGATGGCGACTGCCTACCACGAGAGTCGGGAGGTCGTTCGCCTCCACAGCGGCGACCCCGCGATCTACGGGGCCGCACTCGAGCAGATGGACGCCCTCGAAGCCGAGGACGTGCCGACCTACTTCGTCCCCGGCGTCACCTCCTCCTTCGCGGCGAGTGCCACCCTCGGGACGCAACTGACGCTGAACGAGGTCGCCAACCACGTGGCGTTCACCCGCCCGCAGGGCAAGACCCTGACCGAGGAGGAAGACCACATCAGCGACTTCGTCGGGATGGGCGACGTGACGACCTGCATCTACCTGGGCACCCACGCGGTTCGCGACACGATGGATCGGCTGCTCGAGGACGGTCACGACCCCGAGACTCCCGTGGCAGTCGTCTACCACGCCTCCTGGCCCGACGAGGACGTGATGACCGGGACGATCGAGACGATCGCCGACACGGTCGAGGGGGCCGGCTATCGCGCCTCCGCGCTGGTCCTGATCGGCGAGGCCGTAACGGGTGCGGGCTACGAACGGTCCTACCTCTACGGCGAGTGGGCGAACCGCTGA
- a CDS encoding cobalt-factor II C(20)-methyltransferase: protein MTVYGVGLGPGDGELVTVKGKRVLKDAEIVYSPGRLSRSVALEYVDESKIGDLDFPMTRDPEELRSAWKEAAEAVAAQAREKDVAFVTLGDPNVYSTFGHLRRTLDTFHPDVDLEVVPGVSAMTAFATALGVEIESGTGLALREAANGAAPTGPDRMVLFKVTDAPTTYEKLTEAGYDVRFGRRLFMEQGETIVTDDPEEIDERDYYTLAYAERDGLERDLATVKFDVDEGAETDGDAAAESEGSA, encoded by the coding sequence GTGACCGTCTACGGTGTGGGGCTTGGCCCCGGCGACGGCGAACTGGTGACCGTCAAGGGTAAGCGCGTCCTCAAGGACGCCGAGATCGTCTACTCGCCCGGTCGCCTCTCGCGGTCGGTTGCACTCGAGTACGTCGACGAATCGAAGATCGGCGACCTCGATTTCCCGATGACTCGCGATCCAGAGGAGTTGCGAAGTGCCTGGAAGGAGGCCGCCGAAGCGGTCGCAGCACAGGCGCGCGAGAAGGACGTTGCGTTCGTCACGCTCGGCGACCCCAACGTCTACTCGACGTTCGGCCACCTTCGCCGGACGCTGGATACCTTCCACCCCGACGTGGACCTCGAGGTCGTCCCCGGCGTGAGCGCGATGACCGCCTTCGCGACGGCGCTGGGCGTCGAGATCGAGTCCGGGACGGGGCTGGCACTCCGGGAGGCTGCCAACGGAGCAGCACCGACGGGCCCCGACAGGATGGTCCTGTTCAAGGTCACCGACGCACCGACCACGTACGAGAAACTGACCGAAGCGGGCTACGACGTTCGCTTCGGTCGGCGACTGTTCATGGAACAGGGCGAGACGATCGTCACCGATGATCCCGAAGAGATCGACGAGCGAGACTACTACACGCTCGCGTATGCGGAGCGGGACGGCCTCGAGCGCGACCTCGCGACGGTGAAGTTCGACGTCGACGAGGGAGCGGAGACGGACGGAGACGCAGCCGCCGAATCGGAGGGCTCGGCATGA
- a CDS encoding DUF7125 family protein encodes MIAIAGSKGGCGTSTVTLGLAEAFARADTPALAIDADRQLPNLHVMAGLDREPTLAEIDDGVDLREVAQPHPRSPTVGVVPAPKPSDPFEFDSLDDYLDADGTQVLIDCPSGAGPDVVDPLRQAAGVIVVGADTERSLEAAETTIEMARRLGVPVYGAVLNRRSEIPSRATRWEGVPLLGCVPDRTSPLVNDEVTAAFDEIVERLSAQSPVDRAPPAFAGDRLPTGTNELDRRLGGGIPAGSVVALVADPASQAEQLLYRATDVRGTLYLSTERSRNGVRRAMESASVTSGAPTIRSVTGEDALEEATALIEKLPDAANLIVDPIDGLERRNRSAYVSFLDALTARIDETDGLAILHCLDDSPNRSATLRAADAVFELEAVAPGVGTDVEHYLTVPKYRPDAGFTETIELEFADRNGVAPIESPPNPNEENR; translated from the coding sequence ATGATCGCCATCGCTGGATCGAAAGGGGGGTGTGGAACGTCGACGGTAACGCTCGGACTCGCCGAAGCGTTCGCCCGTGCGGACACGCCAGCGCTCGCCATCGATGCGGATAGACAGCTCCCGAACCTCCACGTAATGGCTGGTCTCGATCGGGAGCCGACGCTCGCCGAAATCGACGACGGCGTCGATCTTCGTGAGGTCGCCCAACCACACCCGCGATCGCCGACTGTCGGCGTCGTCCCCGCGCCGAAGCCGTCCGATCCGTTCGAATTCGACTCACTCGACGATTACCTCGACGCCGATGGGACACAGGTGTTGATCGACTGCCCCTCCGGTGCCGGCCCGGACGTCGTCGATCCGTTGCGTCAGGCAGCGGGGGTAATCGTCGTCGGTGCAGACACCGAGCGGAGCCTCGAGGCCGCAGAAACGACGATCGAGATGGCTCGTCGACTCGGCGTCCCCGTCTACGGGGCCGTTCTGAACCGCCGTTCAGAAATCCCATCGCGGGCGACCCGCTGGGAGGGCGTCCCACTGTTAGGCTGTGTTCCCGATCGGACATCGCCACTGGTGAACGACGAGGTCACAGCGGCGTTCGACGAAATCGTCGAGCGACTGTCTGCCCAGTCGCCGGTCGACCGAGCACCACCGGCGTTCGCCGGCGATCGACTGCCCACCGGGACGAACGAACTCGACCGCCGACTCGGTGGCGGGATCCCTGCCGGATCCGTCGTTGCACTCGTAGCCGATCCGGCCAGCCAGGCAGAACAGCTCCTCTATCGCGCCACCGACGTCCGCGGAACGCTCTACCTCTCGACGGAACGATCGCGCAACGGCGTCCGTCGCGCGATGGAGTCTGCGTCGGTCACATCGGGTGCCCCTACGATCAGGAGTGTAACCGGTGAAGACGCGCTCGAGGAGGCGACCGCGCTGATCGAGAAGCTCCCGGACGCGGCGAATCTGATCGTCGACCCGATCGACGGGTTAGAGAGACGAAACAGGTCGGCGTACGTCTCGTTCCTCGACGCGCTTACGGCGCGGATAGACGAGACCGACGGCCTCGCTATCTTGCACTGTCTCGACGACTCCCCGAATCGATCGGCAACGCTCCGCGCCGCCGATGCGGTGTTCGAACTCGAGGCCGTTGCGCCCGGCGTCGGCACCGACGTCGAACACTACCTGACGGTGCCCAAGTACCGTCCGGACGCGGGATTCACCGAAACGATCGAACTCGAGTTCGCCGACCGAAACGGCGTGGCGCCGATCGAATCACCGCCGAACCCGAACGAAGAGAACCGATGA
- a CDS encoding transcription initiation factor IIB: MSELNPCAESTDDCTAADTCEACGGSLQTVDGEKVCSECGLVDTVDQLDRGPEWRRSESETNVRRTGAPVDRSRHDNGLTTRIGFGPDSDVSGPNARQLVRMRRLHNRARFASKAERNKAYGFTEIRRIVSALSLPTTVKDQSCSLFDSAQTENLLCGRSIEGFSAGAVYAACRVQSIARTIEEVVTVARADRDELLVAYDALNQELGLPVGPISPLEYLPRYATALGLDSECEARAREYAKAFVESESLGGKNPSGVAAACLYVAASEQGVDVRQADAADVADVSRMTIHSRISELKQLRYSNN, from the coding sequence ATGAGTGAACTTAATCCTTGTGCCGAATCTACCGATGATTGTACAGCAGCGGACACCTGCGAAGCGTGTGGGGGTTCACTCCAGACGGTCGACGGCGAGAAAGTCTGCTCCGAGTGCGGCCTTGTCGACACTGTCGACCAACTCGACCGCGGCCCGGAGTGGCGGCGTTCGGAATCGGAGACGAACGTTCGACGGACGGGTGCACCAGTGGATCGCTCACGGCACGACAATGGGCTGACGACACGGATCGGCTTCGGTCCGGACAGCGACGTGAGCGGCCCGAATGCACGCCAGCTGGTACGCATGCGTCGGCTGCACAACCGTGCACGATTCGCCTCGAAAGCCGAGCGAAACAAAGCGTACGGCTTCACGGAAATTCGACGAATCGTCTCGGCGCTGTCGCTGCCGACGACCGTCAAAGATCAGTCCTGTTCGCTCTTCGATTCGGCACAGACCGAAAACCTGCTCTGTGGCCGATCAATCGAAGGATTCTCGGCCGGCGCGGTGTACGCGGCCTGTCGCGTTCAGTCGATCGCCCGGACGATCGAAGAGGTCGTGACGGTCGCACGAGCCGACCGAGACGAACTGCTCGTGGCCTACGACGCACTCAACCAGGAACTCGGCCTCCCTGTGGGACCGATCTCGCCGCTCGAGTACCTGCCTCGATATGCCACGGCGCTCGGCCTCGACAGCGAGTGTGAGGCGCGCGCCCGGGAGTACGCAAAAGCGTTCGTCGAGTCGGAGTCCCTGGGCGGGAAGAACCCAAGCGGCGTCGCCGCAGCCTGTCTGTACGTCGCCGCCTCCGAGCAGGGCGTCGACGTGAGACAGGCCGATGCGGCCGACGTAGCCGACGTCTCGCGGATGACGATCCACTCGAGGATATCGGAGCTAAAGCAGCTTCGCTATAGTAACAACTGA
- the cbiT gene encoding precorrin-6Y C5,15-methyltransferase (decarboxylating) subunit CbiT gives MPQVALPHDAKAGPTKPEVRAVTLEKLALEPPDHFVDVGSCTGSITIEAARRVERVTAIERNPERLEVTEKNLAANEYDADVTVRAAEAPEGLPEDADAMFLGGSRNFEAVLDHAVETDVDRIVMNVARLEVAGRAVEAFRERGILEGVVQLQVSHGYELVGATSFDSQNPVYMVVGRRDAEGLA, from the coding sequence ATGCCCCAGGTAGCCCTGCCACACGACGCGAAAGCCGGACCGACGAAGCCGGAGGTCCGGGCGGTGACACTCGAGAAACTCGCGTTGGAACCGCCGGACCACTTCGTCGACGTCGGCTCCTGTACCGGCTCGATCACCATCGAGGCGGCTCGCCGGGTCGAGCGCGTGACTGCGATCGAGCGCAACCCCGAACGCCTCGAGGTCACGGAGAAGAACCTTGCGGCCAACGAGTACGACGCCGACGTAACGGTGCGTGCAGCCGAGGCGCCCGAGGGCCTGCCCGAAGACGCCGACGCCATGTTCCTCGGCGGCAGTCGCAACTTCGAGGCCGTGCTTGACCACGCCGTCGAGACCGACGTCGACCGGATCGTGATGAACGTCGCCCGTCTGGAGGTCGCCGGCCGGGCCGTCGAGGCCTTCCGCGAGCGCGGTATTCTCGAGGGGGTCGTCCAGTTGCAGGTGAGCCACGGCTACGAACTCGTCGGCGCGACGAGTTTCGATTCACAGAACCCGGTCTACATGGTCGTCGGCCGCCGGGACGCGGAGGGATTGGCGTGA